Proteins from one Fusobacterium periodonticum 1_1_41FAA genomic window:
- a CDS encoding ATP-binding protein, producing MYRKIFEYLKEWKNSPYRKPLIIQGARQVGKTYSILNFGKSEYENIAYFNFETNPKLKETFEENIEPSYLIPILSRLVNQTIVKEKTLIFFDEIQLCERALTSLKYFQEQAPEYHIIVAGSLLGVAVNRENFSFPVGKVDIKTLYPMDIEEFLLAMGEDELIRQIKTSFNKNSPLPIILHELAMEYYRKYLLIGGMPECVAKFKETENYTLIRHTQEMILLSYLNDMSKYNTNNEIKKTRLVYDNITVQLSRENTRFQYKLVKTGGRASEFENAIEWLNLSGIISKIYCVQDIKKPLENYRNIDAFKIYISDVGLLCAKKQIVPEDILYLSDELNDFKGGMTENYVNIHLDINSYTPYFWKNEKGTSEIDFVIVRDGKIIPIEVKSSNNIRSKSLDYYIKTYKPEYSIRISSKNFGLENNIKSIPLYAVFCL from the coding sequence ATGTATAGAAAAATTTTTGAATATTTAAAAGAATGGAAAAATAGTCCATATAGAAAACCTTTAATAATTCAAGGTGCAAGACAAGTTGGTAAGACATATTCCATTTTAAATTTTGGAAAATCTGAATATGAAAATATTGCTTACTTTAATTTTGAAACTAATCCTAAACTAAAGGAAACATTTGAAGAAAATATAGAACCTAGCTATTTAATTCCTATTCTTTCAAGATTAGTTAATCAAACTATTGTAAAAGAAAAAACACTAATTTTTTTTGATGAGATACAATTATGTGAAAGAGCATTAACATCATTGAAATATTTTCAAGAACAAGCTCCAGAATATCATATAATTGTAGCTGGGAGTCTACTTGGAGTTGCTGTTAACAGAGAAAATTTTTCTTTTCCTGTTGGTAAAGTAGATATAAAAACTCTTTATCCTATGGACATTGAAGAATTCCTATTGGCAATGGGAGAAGATGAGTTAATCAGGCAAATAAAAACAAGTTTTAATAAAAACTCTCCATTGCCTATTATCCTACATGAGCTTGCTATGGAATATTATAGAAAGTACTTACTTATTGGAGGTATGCCTGAATGTGTTGCTAAATTTAAAGAAACAGAAAATTATACTTTGATTAGACATACTCAAGAAATGATTTTACTTTCATACTTAAATGATATGAGTAAATATAATACTAACAATGAAATTAAAAAAACAAGATTAGTCTATGACAATATCACTGTACAACTTTCTAGGGAAAACACACGTTTTCAATATAAGTTGGTAAAAACAGGTGGAAGAGCTTCTGAATTTGAAAATGCTATAGAATGGCTTAATTTGTCAGGGATAATTTCTAAAATATATTGTGTTCAAGATATTAAAAAGCCTTTAGAAAATTACAGAAATATAGATGCTTTTAAAATTTATATTTCTGATGTGGGCTTATTATGTGCAAAAAAACAGATAGTCCCTGAGGATATTCTTTATCTTTCAGATGAATTAAACGATTTTAAGGGAGGAATGACAGAAAATTATGTCAATATACATTTAGATATAAATTCATATACACCATATTTCTGGAAAAATGAGAAGGGAACATCAGAAATTGATTTTGTAATAGTAAGAGATGGTAAAATCATTCCAATAGAAGTGAAGTCATCAAACAATATTCGTTCAAAAAGTCTTGATTACTATATAAAGACATATAAACCTGAGTACAGCATAAGAATTTCCAGTAAAAATTTTGGATTAGAAAATAATATAAAAAGTATTCCTTTATATGCTGTTTTTTGCTTATAA
- a CDS encoding TatD family hydrolase — protein sequence MKIIDSHVHLNLHQFDSDREEVFKRIEEKLDFVVNIGFDLESSEKSVEYADKYPFIYAVIGFHPDEIEGYSDEAEKRLEELAKNPKVLAIGEIGLDYHWMTRPKEEQFKIFRRQLELARRVNKPVVIHTREAMEDTINILNEYPDVKGILHCYPGSVESAKRMIDRFYLGIGGVLTFKNAKKLVDVVKDIPIEHLVIETDCPYMAPTPYRGQRNEPIYTEEVAKKIAELKNMSYEDVVRITNENTRKVFKML from the coding sequence ATGAAAATTATAGATTCACATGTTCATTTAAATTTACATCAATTCGACTCTGATAGAGAAGAAGTTTTTAAAAGAATAGAAGAAAAATTAGATTTCGTAGTAAATATAGGATTTGACTTAGAGAGTAGTGAAAAGAGCGTGGAATATGCTGATAAATATCCTTTTATTTATGCAGTAATAGGCTTTCATCCTGATGAAATTGAAGGATACAGTGATGAAGCTGAAAAAAGATTAGAAGAACTTGCTAAAAATCCAAAAGTTCTAGCTATAGGAGAAATTGGTTTAGATTATCACTGGATGACTAGACCTAAAGAAGAACAATTTAAGATTTTTAGAAGACAGTTAGAATTAGCAAGAAGAGTTAACAAACCAGTTGTTATACACACAAGAGAAGCTATGGAAGACACAATAAATATCTTAAATGAATATCCAGATGTAAAAGGAATTTTACATTGTTACCCTGGTTCTGTTGAAAGTGCTAAAAGAATGATAGATAGATTTTATCTAGGTATAGGTGGGGTTTTAACTTTTAAAAATGCTAAAAAATTAGTTGATGTTGTAAAAGATATCCCTATAGAACATCTAGTTATTGAAACTGATTGTCCATATATGGCTCCAACTCCATATAGAGGACAGAGAAATGAACCTATATACACAGAGGAAGTAGCTAAAAAAATAGCTGAACTTAAAAATATGAGTTATGAAGATGTTGTTAGAATTACTAATGAAAATACTA